The Zea mays cultivar B73 chromosome 7, Zm-B73-REFERENCE-NAM-5.0, whole genome shotgun sequence DNA segment atgaagaccatatgcaggtctttcttttgttctctgaatctctccataagttgtcttagtaagaaaatggcctccatagttgatctcccgggcatgaaaccaaactgattttgggtcacgctcgtcatctttcgcaggcggtgttcaatgactctctcccatagcttcattgtatggctcatgagcttaattccacggtaattagtacaactttgaacatctcctttgttcttgaagattggtactaatgtactccgccgccactcgtcggacattctgtttgtccgaaagatggtgttgaaaagcttagtcagccatactatcgctatgtctccaaggcatctccatacctcgatagggataccaacagggcccatcgcctttcctaccttcatcctttttagcgcctccttaacttcatattcttgtatccttcgtacaaaacccctgttgttgtcatcgaatggttcgtccaattctattatagaactctcattccctccattgaacaatttgttgAAGTACTCCTTCCATCTGTTCTTGATCTCTTCATTCTTCACTAATAGTTGGTTTGCTTCATCCTTGATGCATTTGACTTGGTTGACATCCCTTGTCTTCATTTCACGAATCTTGGCCATCCTATAAATATCCTTTTCTCCCTGCTTTGTGTCCAACCGTTGATAAAGGTTGTCAAAGGCTTGACCCCGGACTCTACTAACCGCTCGCTTTGTAGACTTCTTCGCTATCCTATACTTTTCTATGTTTTCtgcacacttgtcatgatgtaagcGTTTGTAGCAATCTTCCTTCTCCTTGATAGCCTTTTGGACATCTTCGTTCCACCACCAAGTGTCTTTAACTTCCCTTCTGTTTCCTTGACTCAACCCAAACTCTTCCGAAGCTACCTTTCGGATGCACatcgccatcttcctccacatgatatttgtgtctccctcttctgcccaagggccctcctcgataactctctccttgaaagtttaggccacatcccctttaagcttccaccactttgttctagtgaccttgttatgcttattccattgtaaacgaatcttaaaacggaagtcagctgcgacaagcttatgttgggttaccacacactctccaggtataaccttgcaatctaagcaggcatgcctgtcctcttttctcaagaggacgaaatcaatctggctagtgtgttggccactactgaaggtcaccaggtgggatgtcctcttcctaaagaaagttgaaagtcgcctagagggggggtgaatagggcgaaactgaaatttataaagttaatcacaactacaagtcgggttagcgttagaaatataatcgagtccgagagagggcgtaaaaacaaatcgcaagcgaataaagaagtgagacacaaggatttgttttaccgaggttcgattctctcaaacctactccccgttgaggtggtcacaaagaccgagtctctttcaatcctttccctctctcaaacgatccctcggaccgagtgagcttctcttcccaatcaaacgggaaccaaacttccccgcaaggaccaccacacaattggtgtctcttgccttgattacaattgagatgatcgcaagaaagaatgagaaaaagaagcaatccaagtgcaagagctcaaataaacacaacagtcactctctctaatcactaaagctttgagtggaattgggagaggatttgatctctttggtgtgtctagaattgaatgctagagctcttgtaagtagttggaaggtggaaaacttggatgccttgaatgtggggtggttggggtatttatatccccaaccaccacaaagtggtcgttggaaggctgcagtcgcatggcgcaccggacagtccggtgcgccaccggacactgtccggtgcgccagccacgtcagcagaccgttagggttcgaccgttggagctctgtcttgtgggcccgcctggctgtccggtggtgcaccggacaggccctataggctgtccggtgtgccacccacgcgtgctctgctcctctgcgcgcgcaggcgcgcatttaatgcattgcagtcgaacgttgcgcgcgaagtagccgttgctccgctgtcacaccggacagtccggtgtgcaccggacactgtccggtgactcaccggacagtccggtgaattttagcggagcgcctctgagatttCCCAAAGATGAAGAGTTCagtgtgaagtcccctggtgcaacggacactgtccggtggcacaccggacagtccggtgcgccagaccagggcagccttcggttgtcccctgctctctttgtttgaacccattcttggtctttttattgactttttgtgaacctttggcacgtgtagaacttatagactagagcaaactagttagtccaattatttgtgttgggcaattcaaccaccaaaatcaattaggaaataggtgtaagcctaattccctttcaatctccccctttttggtgattgatgccaacacaaaccaaagcaagtatagaagtgcataattgaactagtttgcatatttgtaagtgcaaagcttacttagaattgagccaatagaaattcataagatatgcatggattgtttctttataattttaacattttggaccacgcttgcaccacatgatttgtttttgcaaagttttggaaaatcttttcaaagtccttttgcaaatagtcaaagataaatgaatcagaattttgagaagcatttataagatttgaaaatttctccccccgtttcaaatgttttttctttgactaaacaaaactccctctcaataaaatcctcctcttagtgttcaagaggggtttaagatatcaattttgaaaatactactttctcccccttttgaacacaatgagataccaatttgaaaatcattagtttttttaaaaaattaggtggtgatggtggtgcggtccttttgctttgtgctcatactctctccccctttggcatgaatcgccaaaaacggaatcattagagccctcttaaactactttctccccctttggacaaaaataaaagagtgaagattataccaaagttggagagttgtgtggagcgacggcgaaggatgaatgagttgatggagcggagtggaagccttgtctttgccgaagactccttttccctttcaatctatgacttatcatgaaatggacttgaaagaacacattagtcatagcacatgaaagagatgatcaaaggtatacatatgagctatgtgtgcaaaacatcaataaaaattcctagaatcaagaatatttagctcatgcctaagtctggtaaaagtttgttcatctagtggcttggtaaagatatcggctaattgatttttagtgttaatatatgcaatctcgatatctcccttttgttggtgatcccttagaaaatgataccgaatggctatgtgtttagtgcggctatgctcaacgggattatccgccatgcggattgcactctcattatcacatagaagaggaactttggttaatttgtaaccatagtccctaagggtttgcctcatccaaagcaattgcgcgcaacaatggcctgcggcaatatactcgacttcggcggtagaaagagctacggaattttgcttctttgaagcccaagacaccaaggaccttcccaagaactggcaagtccccgatctctttctattaattttacaccctgcccaatcgacatccgaataaccaattaaatcaaatgtggatcccctaggataccaaagcccaaacttaggagtataagccaaatatctcaagattcgttttacggctgtaaggtgagcttccttagggtcggcttggaatcttgcacacatgcatacggaaagcataatgtccggtcgagatgcacataaatagagtaaagatcctatcatcgaccggtataccttttgatctacggatttaccttccgtgtcgaggtcgagatgcccattggttcccatgggtgtcttgatgggcttggcatccttcatcccaaacttgtttagaatgtcttgagtatacttcgtttggctaatgaaggtgccctcttggagttgcttcacttgaaatcctaagaaatacttcaactcccccatcattgacatctcgaatttccgtGTCATGATcccactaaattcttcacatgttgattcattagtagacccaaatataatatcatcaacataaatttagtatacaaataaatcattgtcaagagttttagtgaatagagtaggatcaacctttccgactttgaagccattagcaataaggaaatctcttaggcattcataccatgctcttggggcttgcttgagcccataaagcgccttagagagcctatagacatggttagggtactcactatcttcaaagccgggaggttgctcaacatagacctcttccttgattggtccattgaggaaggcactcttcacgtccatttggtaaagcttgaagccatggtaagtagcataggctaataatatacgaattgactcaagcctagctacgggtgcataggtttcatcaaaatccaaaccttcgacttgggagtatcccttggccacaagtcgagctttgttccttgtcaccacaccatgctcatcttgcttgttgcggaagacccatttggttcctacaacattttgattaggacgtggaactaaatgccatacctcgttcctagtgaagttgttaagctcctcttgcattgccaccacccaatccgaatcttgaagtgcttcctctaccctgtgtggctcaatggaggaaacaaaagagtaatgctcacaaaaatgtgcaacacgagatctagtggttacccccttatgaatgtcgccgaggatggtgtcgacggggtgatctcgttggattgcttgatggactcttgggtgtggcggtcttggttcttcatcctccttgtcttgatcatttgcatctcccccttgatcattgtcgtcatcttgaggtgactcatctttttgatcttctccttcatcaacttgagcctcatcctcattttgagttgttggagatgcttgcgtggaggaggatggttgatcttgtgcatttggaggctcttcggattccttaggacacacatccccaatggacatgttccttagcgcgatgcacggagcctcttcatcacctatctcatcaagatcaacttgctctacttgagagccgttagtctcatcaaacacaacgtcacaagaaacttcaactagtcctgaggacttgttaaagactctatatgcccttgtgtttgaatcatatcctagtaaaaaggctTCTAcaatcttaggagcaaatttagattttctacctcttttaacaagaataaagcatttgctaccaaagactctaaaatatgaaatgttgggctttttaccggttaggagttcatatgatgtcttcttgaggattcggtgtagatacaaccggttgatggcgtagcaggcggtgttgaccgcctcggcccaaaaccgatccgaagtcttgtactcatcaagcatggtccttgccatgtccaatagagttctcttcttcctctccactacaccattttgttgtggcgtgtagggagaagagaactcatgcttgatgccctcctccttaagaaagccttcaatttgagagttcttgaactccgttccgttgtcgcttcttattttcttgatccttaagccgaactcattttgagcctgtctcaagaatccctttaaggtctcttgggtttgaaatttttcctgcaaaaagaatacccaagtgaagcgagaataatcatccacaataactagacagtacttactcccgccgatgcttatgtaagcaatcgagccgaatagatccatgtgtaggagctccagtggcctgtcagtcgtcatgatgttcttatgcggataatgaacaccaacttgcttccctgcttggcatgcgctacaaatcctgtctttctcaaaatgaacatctgttaatcctaaaatgtgctctccctttagaagcttatgaagattcttcattccaacatgggctagtcggcggtgccagagccaacccatgttagtcttagcaattaagcaagtgtcgagttcagctctatcaaaatctaccaagtatagctaaccctctaacactcccttaaatgctattgaatcatcactccttctaaagacagtgacacctacatcagtaaatagacagttgtagcccatttgacataattgggaaacggaaagcaaattataatctaaggaatctacaagaaaaacattggaaatggaatggttaggtgaaatagcaattttacccaaacctttgaccaaaccttgatttccatccccgaatgtgatagctcgttggggctcttgatttttctcataggaggagaacatcttcttctcccatgtcatgtggtttgtgcacccgctgtcgattatccaacttgagcccccggatgcataaacctacaaaacaattttagttcttgactttaggtatccaaacggtcttgggtcctttagcattagaaacaagaactttgggtacccaaacacaagtcttggagcccttgtgtttgcccccaacaaacttggcaactaccttgccggatttgttagttaaaacataagatgcatcaaaagttttaaatgaaatgctaggttcatttgatgcactaggagttttctttttaggcaatttagcacgagttgattgcctagagctagatgtctcacccttatacataaaagcatgattaggggcagagtgagacttcctagagtgaattctcctaattttgctctcgggataaccggcagggtacaaaatgtaaccctcgttatcctgaggcatgggagccttgcccttaacaaaattagacaatcttttaggaggggcattaagtttgacattgtctcccttttggaagccaatgccatccctgatgcctgggcgtctcccactatagagcatgcttctagcaaatttaaactttttatTTTCTAGGTCATGCTCAtttattttagcattaagttgagctatgtgatcattttatttcttaattaaagctagatggtaatggatagcatcaacattaatgtctctacatctagtgcaaatagaaacatgctcaatggtagatgtagagggtttgcaagaattaagttcaacaatcttagcacgcaaaatatcattgttatctctaagatcggaaattgtaacattgcaaacatctaaatccttagccttagcaatcaacttttcatttttagttctaaggctagcaagagaatcattcaattcttcaatcttagcaagtaaatcaacattatcatctctaagattgggaattgaaacattacaaacattagaatcaaccttagcaataagtttagcattttcatttctaaggttggcaatagtatcatggcaagtgcttagctcactagacaatttttcacattttcaacttctagagcgtaagcatttttaaccttaacatgccttttgttttccttgattaggaagtcctcttgggtgtccaagatttCATCCTTtttatggatggcactaattaattcatttaatttttctttttgttgcatgtttaggttggtaaaaagggtatgcaaattatcctcctcatcactagcattatcatcactagaggactcatatttagtggaggatttggatttaaccttcttctttttgccatcctttgccatgaggcacttgtggccgacgttggggaagagaagtcccttggtgacggcgatgttggcggcgtcctcgtcggaggaggagtcggtggagctctcgttggagtcccactcgcggcacacatgggcatcgccgcccttcttcttgtggtgcctcttcttttcctttcttctccccttcttgtcgtcgcccctgtcactagaaataggacatttggcaataaagtgaccgggcttaccacacttgtagcaaaccttcttggagcgggacttgtagtctttccccctcctttgcttgaggatttggcggaagctcttgataatgagagccatctcctcattgtcgagtttagaggcgtcgattggttgtctacttgatgtagactcctttttctcctccgttgccttgaatgcgacgggttgtgcctcgggcgtggagggtgtgccttgctcgatgattttctttgagcctttaatcattagctcaaagctcacaaattttcctataacctcctcgggagacattagcttgtatctaggatcacctcgaattaattgaacttgcgtagggttaagaaaaacgagggatctaagaataaccttgaccatctcatggtcatcccatttttcgctcccgaggttgcgcacttggttcaccaaggtcttcaagcggttgtacatggcttgcggatcctccccttggtgaagcatgaagcgaccgagctccccctcgatcgtctcccgcttggtgatctttgtcacctcgtctccttcgtgcgcggtcttgagtatgtcccaaatttccttcgcactctttaacccttgcaccttattatactcctctcgacttagagaggcgaggagtatagtggtggcttgggagttaaagtggtagatttgggccacttcgtccgagtcgtagtcttcatcccctacggatggtacctgtacaccaaactcaacaacattccaaatgcttgtgtggagtgaggttagatgatgcctcattttgtcactccacatattataatcttcaccatcaaaaaccggtggtttgcctaatggaacggagagtaaaggagtacgttttaaaatgcgaggataacgtaggggaatcttactatacttcttgcgctcatggcgcttagaagttaccgacggcgcgtcggagccagaggtcgaaggtgatgaagagtcggtctcgtagtagaccactttcctcatcttcttgtgcttgtcgcctctccgatgcgacttgtgggaagaagatttcttctccttccctttccctttgttgcgggactcttccgatgaagccttcctgtggcttgtagtgggcttgtcgccggtctccatctccctcttagcgtgatctcccgacatcacttcgagcggttaggctctaatgaagcaccggctctgataccaattgaaagtcgcctagagggggggggtgaatagggcgaaactgaaatttacaaagttaatcacaactacaagccgggttagcgttagaaatataatcgagtccgagagagggcgtaaaaacaaatcgcaagcgaataaaaaaGTGAgaaacaaggatttgttttaccgaggttcagttctctcaaacctactccccgttgaggtggtcacaaagaccgggtctctttcaaccctttccctctctcaaacggtcccttggaccgagtgagcttctcttctcaatcaaacgagaaccaaacttccccacaaggaccaccacacaattgatgtctcttgccttgattacaattgagatgatcgcaagaaagaatgagaaaaagaagcaatccaagcgcaagagctcaaatgaacacaacagtcactttctctaatcactaaagctttgagtggaattgggagaggatttgatctctttggtgtgtctagaattgaatgctagagctcttgtaagtagttggaaggtggaaaacttggatgcctcgaatgcggggtggttggggtatttatagccccaaccaccacaaagtggccattggaaggctgtagtcgcatggcgcaccggacacagtccggtgcgccagccacgtcagcagaccgttagggttcgaccgttggagctctgtcttgtgggcccgcctggctgtccggtagtgcaccggacaggccctgtaggctgtccggtgtgccacccacgcgtgctctgctcctctgcgcgcgcaagcgcgcatttaatgcgttgcagtcgaccgttgcgcgcgaagtagccgttgctccgctgtcataccggacagtccggtgaattttagcagagcgcctctgagatttcccgaaggcgaagagttcagcgtgaagtcccctggtgcaccagacactgtccggtggcacaccggacagtccggtgcgccagaccaggtcaGCCTTCGATTGTCccctgctctctttgtttgaacccattcttggtctttttattgactttttgtgaacctttggcacctgtagaacttatagactagagcaaactagttagtccaattatttgtgttgggcaattcaaccaccaaaatcaattaggaaataggtgtaagcctaattccctttcaaaagtgtttgctataaacatgtcatatgctagggcaaagttcaggatttcctctccttcttgattcctagtcccaaagccgaagcctccatgcacaccctcgaaactggtgctagatgtacccacatggccattgagatctcctcctatgaagagcttctcgccaactggcacactactaaccatgtcctccaggcctTCCGAGAACTCCCTCTTTGAGTTCTCATTAAGGCCTACTTGAGGAGCATACGCGCTGATAACATTGAGAACCAAGTCCCCAATGACCAGCTTGACTAGAATGATTCTATCTCCTACCCTCTTAACATCTATTACCCCATCTTTAAGGCTCTTGAAGAGTTATTTTATTTTTACCCCATCTAGATGACTAGTCTATTGAAGAGTTATTTTATTGTCGAGTAGCCAAAATTTGGCTTGACAAGCTATTTAGCTAGTTTCTTGGATATGATTTTATTTTTAGCTAAAAAATTTCATCGAGTGAATGCAAAAAAAAACTATTTCTGTCAGAAAAGACTTATTATTTCGGTCTTCAGCAGTCGAAAATTGTTTGTTTTTCTATATATAAACAATAAAATTTAATATTGCCTAGGTTAGGTCATAGCCAAAAAAATATTCTGACTAGCAAGAAGCACAAAGCAATTTAATTATCTGCTCATAATTTACAGTACCATCAAGCTAATTATGATACTCAAGCCGCCTTCTTAACGCGCGCGCACACACAAATGTAACAACTTCAAAACAAAATAAAATTGACAGGAGACAGTAAACAACTAAAACATACTCAAGTGCTGCACTTAAATTATGCATGGTACAGTGTGACAGTGTGTGTTGTTTTCTTCTGAAGAAATCACTGTGCAGTCATGGCTGTAAATGTCTGGAGACGGTCTCACTCTGCATTCACTGCCTCGCTGGAGGAACTGGAGACCACTAATTTCACCGGAGCTGAGGATGACACCGAGTTCCTGAAGCTGCTGTTTGAGTGCAAGATCAAACCTGAGCGAAGTTTCAATACCATCCAGATCacaatcacacacacacacacacagcttTGCGCTTTGGGGGGTTGTCAACCCCTGCCCATATATCAGTCAAGCTATTCACAAATCACCGAAGGCGCGGCAGTATCCCGGCAGCTAGCACGGCTCAGGGCTGAGAGAGCCGCCACGTGGCGTCACCGTCCTTCCACGATGGTGACGGTGACGTCGTTGACGGTGCATGTGGACGACCACTCGCCGTCGGTGGAGGCGGAGCCCCGGTCGGTGCAGTAGCCCGGGTGCCTGGGCTGCGGGAGCACCGCGCTCGGGTTGCCCAGCGCCAGGAACACCGCCGCCATGTGCGGCCGGTCGTCGGGCCGCTCCTGCACGCACAGCAGCGCCACCTGCACGCAGCGCAGCACCTCGGAGCTCCGGTGCGTGCCGGCGCGGACCACCGCCTCGTCCAGCAGCGCCAGCGCGTTGCCTTCCCTCCACAGCCTCCACGCCTGGCTGAGGAGGCTCGTCTGCTCGCCGCTGCTGTACATGCCCCGGTTCTTCCTGCCGCTGACGATCTCCAGCACCAGCACGCCGAAGCTGAACACGTCGGACTTCACCGAGAAGACGCCGTCCATGGCGTACTCCGGGGACATGTACCCGCTGCGCGCGTCGTGCCAGGAACGGTTAGATACCCAACTGATGTCAATTGCAGAGCATAAATAGGCAGCCAGCCGGACAACCGGGTGCTGTTCGTACTTACTATGTTCCGACGACTTTCCTGGTGTGCGAGTCGGtgtcgtcgccgaagatcctggcCACGCCGAAGTCGGAGATCTTGGGGTTCATGTCCTTGTCCAAGAGGATGTTGCCGGCCTTGAGATCCCGGTGGATCACCTTGTACCGGGAGTCCTGGTGCAGGTACAGGAGCCCGCGTGCGATGCCCAGGATGATGTCGAACCTCTTGGACCAGTGCAGCTGCGCGGATCGGTTCTTGTCTGCTCAAACACATCATCATACATTAGTAAAAAGAACCAGTTCGAATGTGAAATGCTCAGCAGCTCAAAACTCGAGTTCTCAGGTTAGCCAGTCTCACTACCAAAGATGAAGTTGTCGAGGCTCTTGTTCTCCATGTACTCGTACACCAGCATCCTCTCCTCTCCATGGACGCAGCAGCCCAGGAGCCTGACCAGGTTCACGTGCTGCAGCTTGGCGATGAGCATCACCTCGTTCTTGAACTCGCCCAGTCCCTGCGTCGAGTACTTGGACAGCCGCTTCACCGCCACCGCCTGCCCTCCTTCCAGTTGCCCCTGAATCCAATACGTTCGCATCAACCGCTCTCTGTCATCGTGTTCAGCTCAAACCGATTTGCACATGCTACACGATCTGTTCTTTACTACCTACCTTGTACACCGCGCCGAAGCCGCCTTCCCCGAGCTTGTTCCACGCCGCGAAGTTGTCAGTGGAGAGAGCGATGGCGTCCATGTCAAAGAGCGTGACGTTCAGGTCGCTGCTCTGACCGGCTtcgtcctccttgctcctgtctTGGAGTTGGACCGGGGTAAGAGGGACGCTGGAGTCAAACGAGCTGAACCTCTGCGCGCTCTGGAACCTCCCAGCTGGAACCGGATTAGATTAGCACATGGATTTGCAGCAACAGCCCGTCGTCGACTTCTCCTTTGTTTGGGAAAAACGGGCGCGGCTTGCTCTCACCTTTGTTTCTGAAAAGCTTCTTCCAGAGGAAGAATCCGCCGACGCCGACAAGGAGGACGGCCGATA contains these protein-coding regions:
- the LOC100501883 gene encoding putative S-locus receptor-like protein kinase family protein, with product MKLGWDLTTGLDRHLTTWRSTGDPSPGDYTFGFDLRGVPEGFIRRDGTVPVYRNGPWNGLQFSGEPEMEPNNSNFQFEFVDNASDVYYTFLVDGGGGSGNGGVVSRFVLNQSSVQRYVWPPGGQGWSLYWSLPRDQCDNYAHCGAFGACDTSGGSAACACVHGFTPASPRDWELRDSSAGCRRLTRLNCTGDGFLPLRGVKLPDTTNATEDATITVDQCRQRCLANCSCLAYAASSIKGGDSGCIIWSSPLIDIRHFPSGGQDLFVRLAASDLPSDGDGSRKKNVVVAVVVSLSAVLLVGVGGFFLWKKLFRNKAGRFQSAQRFSSFDSSVPLTPVQLQDRSKEDEAGQSSDLNVTLFDMDAIALSTDNFAAWNKLGEGGFGAVYKGQLEGGQAVAVKRLSKYSTQGLGEFKNEVMLIAKLQHVNLVRLLGCCVHGEERMLVYEYMENKSLDNFIFDKNRSAQLHWSKRFDIILGIARGLLYLHQDSRYKVIHRDLKAGNILLDKDMNPKISDFGVARIFGDDTDSHTRKVVGTYGYMSPEYAMDGVFSVKSDVFSFGVLVLEIVSGRKNRGMYSSGEQTSLLSQAWRLWREGNALALLDEAVVRAGTHRSSEVLRCVQVALLCVQERPDDRPHMAAVFLALGNPSAVLPQPRHPGYCTDRGSASTDGEWSSTCTVNDVTVTIVEGR